One stretch of Hemibagrus wyckioides isolate EC202008001 linkage group LG01, SWU_Hwy_1.0, whole genome shotgun sequence DNA includes these proteins:
- the LOC131361436 gene encoding tumor necrosis factor receptor superfamily member 11B-like produces the protein MSACDTPPRAAMRLRMFFFVSFAWAYHETPKYQHHDTVTTELLLCDQCPPGSAVERHCTSDSATVCSPCPERRFAEQWHWAESCQHCTPVCKERQFVKRECNATHNRLCECVPGYHLAVEFCVPHSTCPPGSGVSVLGTPDSDTVCEKCPKGFFSSAASATEPCVPHRDCSQLGMKRRSPGTATHDAVCERELTVDCTRKHNDCHADITLCEEAMFQFLLSPPLTSVDLLLETLPGRKVDKKSVEPLKKKCSPEQQALHLLRLWREQNKDQGKLYSIIQGLNHCERKVSRCAGLKNVTLEDLLVLMHSLPGEKVSEEAVRTLALSCPTHRHVAQLLHLWKSQNAGRDLAKALSHSVRQLRSRNAPKTLLRAIKRISRVINASALRPYEKILTGALRDASCFKPKPYND, from the exons atgaGCGCGTGCGACACGCCGCCGCGGGCAGCCATGAGACTTCGCATG TTCTTCTTCGTGTCCTTCGCCTGGGCCTACCATGAAACCCCCAAGTACCAGCACCATGACACAGTGACCACAGAGCTCCTGCTGTGTGATCAGTGTCCTCCAGGCTCAGCGGTGGAACGTCACTGCACATCGGACTCGGCCACCGTGTGTTCTCCGTGTCCTGAGCGGCGTTTCGCTGAGCAGTGGCACTGGGCTGAGAGCTGCCAGCACTGCACCCCTGTCTGTAAGGAGAGACAGTTTGTCAAAAGGGAGTGTAACGCCACACACAACCGTCTCTGCGAGTGTGTACCGGGATACCACCTCGCTGTGGAGTTCTGCGTCCCACACAGCACCTGTCCCCCTGGATCCGGAGTCTCCGTGCTTG gtacTCCTGACAGTGACACAGTATGTGAGAAATGTCCAAAGGGCTTTTTCTCCAGTGCAGCGTCGGCCACCGAGCCCTGCGTTCCTCACCGAGACTGCTCACAGCTGGGCATGAAGAGGCGGAGCCCCGGCACTGCTACTCACGACGCCGTGTGTGAGCGAGAACTCACCGTCGACTGCACTCGCAAACACAACGACTGCCACGCtg acaTCACCCTGTGTGAGGAGGCCATGTTCCAGTTCCTCTTATCTCCTCCTCTCACCTCTGTGGATCTCCTCTTGGAGACTCTTCCTGGCCGTAAAGTGGACAAGAAGAGCGTGGAGCCTCTGAAGAAGAAGTGCAGCCCCGAGCAGCAGGCCCTGCATCTCCTGCGGCTTTGGAGAGAGCAGAACAAGGACCAGGGGAAGCTCTACAGCATCATACAAG GTCTGAACCACTGTGAGAGGAAGGTTTCTCGCTGTGCTGGTCTGAAGAACGTGACGCTGGAGGACCTGCTGGTGCTGATGCACAGTCTGCCTGGGGAGAAGGTGAGCGAGGAGGCGGTACGGACACTGGCTCTCTCCTGCCCCACGCACCGCCACGTGGCTCAGCTCCTGCACCTATGGAAGAGCCAGAACGCCGGCCGCGACCTGGCCAAAGCTCTGAGTCACAGCGTGCGGCAGCTTCGCTCTCGGAACGCTCCCAAGACGCTACTGCGTGCGATCAAGCGCATCAGCCGTGTCATCAACGCTTCCGCACTCCGACCGTATGAAAAAATCCTCACCGGCGCACTGAGAGACGCCTCCTGCTTCAAACCCAAACCCTACAATGACTGA